A window from Peromyscus eremicus chromosome 5, PerEre_H2_v1, whole genome shotgun sequence encodes these proteins:
- the Barx1 gene encoding homeobox protein BarH-like 1, which produces MQRPGEPGAARFGPPEGCADHRPHRYRSFMIEEILTEPPGPKGAAPAAAAAAAGELLKFGVQALLAARPFHSHLAVLKAEQAAVFKFPLAPLGCSGLGSALLAAGPGMPGTAGASHLPLELQLRGKLEAAGSGESGTKAKKGRRSRTVFTELQLMGLEKRFEKQKYLSTPDRIDLAESLGLSQLQVKTWYQNRRMKWKKIVLQGGGLESPTKPKGRPKKNSIPTSEQLTEQERAKEAEKPAEMPGEPSDRNCED; this is translated from the exons ATGCAGCGGCCCGGGGAGCCGGGCGCCGCGCGCTTCGGTCCGCCCGAGGGCTGTGCTGACCATCGGCCGCACCGCTACCGCAGCTTCATGATCGAAGAGATCCTCACCGAGCCGCCCGGGCCCAAGGGCGCAGCGCCTgcggctgccgccgccgccgcgggcgAGCTGCTGAAGTTCGGCGTGCAGGCGCTGCTGGCCGCCCGGCCCTTTCACAGCCACCTGG CAGTGCTGAAGGCTGAGCAGGCCGCTGTGTTCAAGTTCCCACTGGCGCCGCTCGGTTGTTCCGGGCTGGGCTCGGCGCTGCTGGCCGCGGGGCCTGGGATGCCCGGCACTGCAGGCGCCTCGCACCTGCCGCTGGAGCTGCAACTCCGAGGGAAGCTGGAAGCAGCTGGTTCTGGGGAGTCGGGCACGAAAGCCAAGAAAGGACGCCGGAGTCGCACTGTGTTCACGGAGCTGCAGCTGATGGGCCTGGAGAAGCGCTTCGAGAAGCAGAAGTACCTCTCCACCCCTGACAG AATAGATCTAGCTGAGTCCCTGGGCCTGAGCCAATTGCAGGTGAAGACATGGTATCAAAATCGGAGGATGAAGTGGAAGAAAATA GTGCTTCAAGGTGGCGGCCTGGAGTCCCCTACCAAGCCCAAGGGGCGGCCCAAGAAGAACTCCATCCCCACGAGCGAGCAGCTCACGGAGCAGGAGCGTGCCAAAGAGGCAGAGAAGCCAGCAGAGATGCCGGGGGAGCCCAGCGACCGGAACTGCGAGGACTGA